One genomic window of Prochlorococcus marinus str. NATL2A includes the following:
- a CDS encoding UbiD family decarboxylase, translated as MKLFRQEPLTRDIRDFLTLLEKKGQLKRISSPVDSDLEIAAISDRVLGMGGPALLFENVKGSSMPVAVNLLGTMERVVWSMGLEKQEELEDLGKKLALLQQPRPPKGLKETKAFASVAWDLLKARPDIDLLPPCHQQVISEKDLDLNHLPLLRPWPEDAGGAITLGLVITKDPETGVPNVGVYRLQRQSAKSMTVHWLSVRGGARHLRKAAAMNKKLEVAVAIGVHPLLVMAAATPIPVQLSEWLFAGLYAGEGVRLTKCKTIDLQVPSHSEVVLEGSISPGEEMMDGPFGDHMGFYGGAESSPLIRFQCMTQRKKPIFLTTFSGRPPKEEAMLAIALNRIYTPILKQQIPEIIDFFLPMEALSYKLAVISIDKAYPGQAKRAAMAFWSALPQFTYTKFVVVVDSTINVRDPRQVVWVLSSQVDPQRDLFVLENTPFDTLDFASENIGLGGRLAIDATTKIGPEKNHDWGKPLTRPKELEDKVDERWEELGLSELENKKPSPELFGYVIDELMRQKQINNS; from the coding sequence ATGAAATTATTTCGTCAAGAACCTCTTACACGGGACATAAGAGATTTTCTTACTCTTTTAGAAAAGAAAGGACAACTGAAGAGAATAAGCAGTCCAGTTGATAGTGACCTAGAAATTGCGGCCATAAGTGATCGAGTCCTTGGGATGGGAGGTCCTGCTCTACTTTTTGAAAATGTAAAAGGATCATCAATGCCTGTTGCAGTGAATTTACTTGGGACGATGGAACGTGTGGTGTGGAGTATGGGTTTAGAGAAGCAAGAAGAATTGGAAGATTTAGGGAAGAAATTAGCTCTTCTTCAGCAACCACGTCCTCCGAAAGGGCTGAAAGAAACCAAAGCTTTTGCTTCAGTTGCATGGGATCTACTTAAAGCACGTCCAGATATTGATCTATTGCCACCATGCCATCAACAAGTAATTAGTGAAAAAGACTTGGATCTAAATCATTTGCCACTTTTGCGTCCCTGGCCAGAGGATGCTGGGGGAGCCATCACTTTAGGCCTCGTAATAACGAAAGATCCAGAAACAGGCGTGCCAAATGTTGGTGTTTACAGACTCCAAAGACAGTCTGCAAAGAGCATGACAGTCCATTGGTTAAGTGTCAGAGGAGGAGCCAGGCATCTTCGCAAAGCAGCTGCAATGAATAAGAAACTAGAAGTAGCTGTTGCTATTGGAGTTCATCCACTTCTTGTCATGGCGGCAGCAACTCCCATTCCAGTGCAGCTAAGCGAGTGGCTTTTTGCAGGCTTGTATGCAGGAGAGGGTGTTCGATTAACCAAATGCAAAACTATTGATCTTCAGGTACCAAGTCATAGTGAAGTTGTTCTTGAAGGGTCTATATCTCCTGGAGAAGAGATGATGGATGGTCCTTTTGGAGACCATATGGGCTTCTATGGGGGTGCTGAGTCCTCACCTTTGATTAGATTCCAATGTATGACTCAAAGAAAAAAACCAATATTCTTAACAACTTTTAGCGGAAGGCCTCCAAAAGAAGAAGCAATGCTGGCAATAGCATTAAATCGAATTTACACACCAATACTTAAACAACAAATACCTGAAATTATTGATTTTTTCCTTCCGATGGAAGCCTTGAGTTATAAGTTGGCAGTCATATCAATTGACAAAGCTTATCCAGGTCAAGCTAAAAGAGCTGCTATGGCGTTTTGGAGTGCTTTACCCCAATTTACTTATACAAAATTTGTCGTCGTCGTCGACTCCACAATTAACGTAAGAGATCCTAGACAAGTCGTTTGGGTCTTATCCAGCCAAGTTGACCCTCAAAGAGATTTATTTGTGCTAGAAAACACTCCTTTTGATACCCTTGACTTCGCGAGTGAAAATATTGGCTTAGGAGGGAGATTAGCTATTGATGCAACAACAAAAATTGGCCCAGAGAAAAATCATGATTGGGGCAAACCACTAACAAGACCGAAAGAGCTTGAAGACAAAGTTGATGAAAGATGGGAAGAACTAGGGTTATCGGAACTGGAAAACAAGAAACCAAGTCCAGAATTATTTGGGTATGTTATCGATGAACTAATGCGTCAAAAACAAATAAACAATTCATAA
- a CDS encoding carbon-nitrogen hydrolase family protein, with the protein MSDFLAAALQLTSTSDIDSNLNAAEEQIELAARRGADLVGLPENFAFLGEDQKKLKIASSIYEKCNSFLVTMARRYQVVLLGGGFPVPAGDGIRTLNRAELFGKDGQSLARYDKIHLFDVDLPEGNTYRESETIVSGSESPPVVDVPGLCKIGLSICYDVRFPELYRDLVNKGADLLMIPAAFTAFTGKDHWQVLLQARAIENTAYVVAPAQTGRHYGRRQSHGHAMVIDPWGTVLADAGVVQGAAIAPADKERVERIRGQMPSLKHRKTELFI; encoded by the coding sequence GTGTCAGATTTTTTGGCTGCGGCCTTACAGCTAACAAGTACCTCAGACATAGACTCAAACCTCAATGCTGCTGAAGAACAAATTGAGTTAGCAGCAAGGCGTGGGGCTGATCTTGTTGGACTTCCTGAAAACTTTGCATTTTTGGGTGAAGATCAGAAAAAATTAAAAATTGCATCTTCAATATATGAAAAATGCAATAGTTTTTTAGTAACAATGGCAAGGAGATATCAAGTTGTTTTACTTGGAGGTGGTTTCCCTGTTCCAGCTGGAGATGGAATAAGAACTTTAAATAGAGCCGAGTTGTTTGGAAAGGACGGTCAATCTCTAGCAAGATATGACAAGATTCATCTTTTTGATGTTGATCTACCTGAAGGAAATACTTATAGGGAATCTGAAACAATTGTTTCAGGAAGTGAATCTCCACCAGTAGTTGATGTGCCTGGTCTTTGCAAAATTGGATTATCTATTTGTTACGATGTGCGATTCCCTGAACTTTATCGGGATTTGGTAAATAAAGGCGCAGATTTATTAATGATTCCAGCTGCTTTTACAGCTTTTACGGGAAAGGATCATTGGCAAGTCTTGCTCCAAGCAAGAGCTATTGAAAACACTGCTTATGTTGTTGCACCAGCGCAAACTGGTCGTCACTATGGCAGAAGACAAAGTCATGGGCATGCGATGGTAATTGATCCATGGGGGACAGTTTTAGCAGATGCAGGGGTTGTTCAAGGAGCAGCAATAGCTCCTGCTGATAAAGAAAGAGTAGAGAGAATTAGAGGACAAATGCCCAGCCTGAAACATCGAAAAACAGAGCTTTTTATTTGA
- a CDS encoding 2-phosphosulfolactate phosphatase family protein translates to MKLSYFYVAADVPDGIIPESSVVIDVLRATTTIAWALENGADSVQVFADVDELKNQAKTFDSKEKILVGERGGKKLDGFDLGNSPLGVSPESVKGKRVFMSTTNGTRSLHRVRESKSLYTMALPNRKAIAERLKSDNPKEVWIVGSGWEGSYSLEDSLAAGALASLLMDQLESVQIVNDELMASVALWKNWENDVEGCLRIASHGQRLAGIGNHDDDFACCASLDNLSVIPKQIEMGVLRSN, encoded by the coding sequence ATGAAACTTTCTTATTTTTATGTAGCGGCAGATGTTCCTGATGGAATTATTCCTGAATCATCAGTAGTGATTGATGTTCTGAGAGCTACAACAACTATTGCTTGGGCACTGGAAAACGGAGCTGATTCAGTGCAAGTGTTTGCAGATGTTGATGAACTTAAAAATCAGGCAAAGACTTTTGACTCTAAAGAAAAAATACTTGTTGGAGAGAGAGGTGGAAAAAAATTAGATGGATTTGACTTGGGAAACTCCCCATTGGGAGTCTCACCTGAGAGTGTAAAAGGGAAAAGAGTTTTTATGAGCACTACCAACGGGACAAGATCATTACATCGTGTTAGAGAGTCCAAAAGTTTGTACACAATGGCACTCCCAAATAGAAAAGCTATTGCTGAAAGATTGAAAAGTGATAATCCTAAAGAAGTTTGGATTGTTGGTAGTGGTTGGGAAGGTTCATATTCTTTAGAAGATTCTTTAGCTGCTGGGGCTTTAGCCTCTCTTTTAATGGATCAATTAGAGTCTGTGCAGATAGTAAATGATGAATTAATGGCCTCCGTAGCACTATGGAAAAATTGGGAAAATGATGTTGAAGGATGTTTACGTATTGCAAGTCATGGACAAAGACTTGCAGGAATAGGTAATCATGATGATGATTTTGCTTGTTGCGCTTCTTTGGATAACCTTTCTGTTATTCCAAAACAGATTGAGATGGGCGTACTTCGCTCTAACTAA